The following are from one region of the Amycolatopsis sp. QT-25 genome:
- a CDS encoding acyl carrier protein, whose protein sequence is MTQTDTQLEELRELVAEVLELEPEELEDNGDFIDDYEADSLRAIEILARIDKQYKIEIPQAELPELRTLKAVNDALIRHSVKKG, encoded by the coding sequence ATGACGCAGACCGACACCCAGCTCGAGGAGCTCCGCGAGCTGGTCGCCGAGGTGCTCGAACTCGAGCCCGAGGAACTCGAGGACAACGGGGACTTCATCGACGACTACGAGGCCGACTCCCTGCGTGCCATCGAGATCCTCGCCCGGATCGACAAGCAGTACAAGATCGAGATCCCGCAGGCCGAACTGCCGGAGCTGCGCACGCTCAAGGCGGTCAACGACGCCCTGATCCGGCACTCCGTCAAGAAGGGATGA